The following nucleotide sequence is from Treponema sp. J25.
GTTTTTTACGATGATGGATTTTTTCGAGGGCCCGCTCAATGGTCTGGATTAATTCCTGTTTATCAACTGGTTTTAAAAGATAGGCGGAGGCACCGGCATTGATGGCCGAGCGGGCATAGGCAAAATCATCATATCCCGAAAGCACAATAATTGCAGGCCGTTCATGTTCCGGATGCCCTTTGATATATTCCAGAAGGGCAACCCCATCCATCCGCGGCATTTTGATGTCCGTAATCACCACATCCACCGGCTCTTTTTCTAAAACTTCCCGGGCCGCTTCCCCATGGGAAGCCTCGAGAACTTCCATGGTCGCATCAAAATGTTCTCTGATAATTTTAGCAAGCCCAGCCCGAATGGGTTTTTCATCATCTACAAGAAGAACCCGCATTTATTCAATCCTCTCGATATGTTCCTTACTGCCAGACGCAGGAAGAGGAATACGGACTACCGTACCTACTCCCATGGCGCTTTCAATCTCCAGGCAATAGGAACGGCCAAAAAAGAACCACAGCCGCTCCTGAATATTCTGTAGCCCCACCCCGCCGGAGGCATCCTGCAGGGCCTGTCCTTTTTCAAGGGCCAGCCGAACCGCCGTAAGCCGCTCGGGAGACATCCCTATTCCTGTGTCCTGTACTTCTATCCAAATATACGGGGTTTTTTCGGTTACCGTGATGGAAATAGTCGCATCTTCTCCCCGGGGCTCAATTCCATGTTTTACCGCATTTTCTACGATAGGTTGAATCAACAGTTTAGGTATTTCCAGATTTTGATAGGGCCCCAGCGGGGCCACGAGCAGGGTAATTCTATAATCATTTCGAATATTTAAAAATTGAATGTAATCCTGGATATAGTCGATTTCCTGTTGGAAAGGGACTCGAGCATCCCGTAACCGCAAGGCATAGCGCATCAACCGCCCCAAAAGGGTAAGGCTCTGAACCACATCAGCCTGGTCATATACCTCTGCCTGCATTTTAATCGATTCCAGGGCATTATACAGGAAATGGGCGTTGATTTGATTTTGCATGGCCCGAATCTGGGTCTGGGCCACCAATTCATGTTCCTGTTTTGTTTCCTCTAAAAGGGTATTGATTTGAGCTACCATGGCGGTAAAAATAGTGGCCATCTCGGCCACCTCATCGTGGCCTTCCACCGACAGGGAGACCTGGAGATTCCCATCCCGAATCGCCCGAAGCCCATTCATGATAACAAAAAGACGGCTAAATAAGCGCTGGGTAGCCATATGGATAAACCCGAACATGAGGAGAATCGAAGCAAGTAGTATCATCGATGCCCCCAGACGGATAAGGGTAAGAGAAGCCACTATTGTTTTCATCGACCGATAATGGATAAGGGCTAGATCAAGCCGGGGGATGCGGGCAAACGCTACAAGATACTCATTTGCCCGGAATCGATACCTAAAATAGCCTGCGGTTTCTTTGGGGTACTCCTTTTGCAGGTAATTCAAAAGTCCCTCTTCGAGCATATTCGGTTGTACAAAGAAATTTGAACCGGCCATGACCACTGTTCGCCCTTCGGGCAAGGCATCAAGCCGCGTCCCCTGC
It contains:
- a CDS encoding histidine kinase, coding for MRHWKFSTQAAVVYTVIIAIPLFILIIGGSEYLSNSLIESLALEAQRTVRDQRTYMETMIDQMERLESVIGSDYTLLHFFLFSSPEDTGTIVENLLYHTKALERILFAQPMIYKVHLFIENPIVPERWPLVFREDRIKNKNFPRWIFNYENHIISDVALQIEPAVYLTSELQLNKRHVGILQIGVRMEEFAPFAYNHPTMRGTMEQGTRLDALPEGRTVVMAGSNFFVQPNMLEEGLLNYLQKEYPKETAGYFRYRFRANEYLVAFARIPRLDLALIHYRSMKTIVASLTLIRLGASMILLASILLMFGFIHMATQRLFSRLFVIMNGLRAIRDGNLQVSLSVEGHDEVAEMATIFTAMVAQINTLLEETKQEHELVAQTQIRAMQNQINAHFLYNALESIKMQAEVYDQADVVQSLTLLGRLMRYALRLRDARVPFQQEIDYIQDYIQFLNIRNDYRITLLVAPLGPYQNLEIPKLLIQPIVENAVKHGIEPRGEDATISITVTEKTPYIWIEVQDTGIGMSPERLTAVRLALEKGQALQDASGGVGLQNIQERLWFFFGRSYCLEIESAMGVGTVVRIPLPASGSKEHIERIE